ACAATGGCAGTGCCTAAAATTACAAATCTATTTTCCTAAGAGCATAAAAGAAGGGGATAATTAAGAGATGCACATACTCATGCTTTCACAAAATATAAACGTATTAGGACAGGAAAATACAAACTGTTGGGACACAAACATATGAGCCGTGGAGGCTGAGTACCCATCCTACCAGAAAAGACTAATGTTGTCAATCATATGAGAAATAATCTGTAGGGATTATGCAGGAAGCCTTCGCCCGCGCCCCCTAGACAGGCGAAGGCTCAAGGACGACGGCGAAGGCCCCGATTGGCGTAGGCTCGATGCAGGGCAAAGGCAAATGCCATCATGGCAGAGGCGGACAGGCGGACCCAGGAGGCGGCAGGAATCAATGAGGGCCTCCGCCGACTAAAAGAGGATCTCCCATGGCGTATGGATCCTAAATGGCAAATGGGCCTCCAATGGGTGCGGGATAAGGCCCATAGAGCAAGGCGGTTGGTGAAGGAGGAGACCCGAGATGCCCTCGGAGGTTGGCTTATGTACGGGAATATCCCAAGAATATGCTCGTGCTGCCTAAAGGCACGATTGTAAATGAACCTCATCATGCACAGTGGCCTATAAAAGGGGGGAGTGAACCCTATGTAAAAAGGGAGGTTGTTAAATGctatttatgaaaccctaattgtgtTTGAGCCCACCTGAGTTCTCATCCTTGCATTGAGCCTTCGCCCAAGCGGAGACTCTATCTCTACTCACTCTGTTGGGATCCATTATCCCAACACAAACCGACCACTCACTGTATAAGATCATTGTTGGATACCCATTTTTCTCTGGCATTGGGATTGTCTATGCAACATTATGTAATCACTCAATTTAGTATTCGGAACCAAGTACCTTCAATTTGCACATTCAGAGTTCCAACACACAGAAAACATGTGTGAGCATGCACATGTAAACAACCAACTGAGCATGCACATGTAAAAACACATCCACATACTAACACGTATACATGACAGTGAATCATGATAAACTAGATAGAGCAATAAAATTTGGAGCAATAAAACACATCCACGTACTGACACTTACCTGCTGGGTTGGAAGGACTGGAGAAACAAGAGTTATCAATTACTGAGCTGGAGTTTGCAAAGCAAATGATCGTCGTCCAGCTGGAGTTTGGGAAGGAAAAATAAGCGCCGATGGTAAGTTATATAGTCAAAGCTAAGGTTTCCATTGATAACTACTGAAAAAAAATTCAATCCAGGCTGCTACCTCTGTGTCAGGATGGTCAGATGAGGAGACCATTTCGTCGGTGTTTGTTCTGATCAGTTGGATAGTCGGATGGTTACGGTGAACCTCGGCTACATGCCTAAAAGCTGCTTCCACTTTCTCCACCTCACACAGGCTGGCACCCGCACACTCGATGGAAATAACGGCTTTCTGAAGAAGTCGGTACCACTGCAGGAGGCTGATGAACCAAGCATCAGGCTCATCCTTCAACTGGAGCACATGGTAACGTTGTTGAATGTGTTGCTGAAGCTGAGAATTGCAAGGAGCCGAATGCAGTAAACAGGTCAATAAATAGTACCCACGCAAATTAAACGTATTTTTTTAATAGATAGGTACTCACCAGAACCACCCTGTGTTCGTCAGATACCATATTTTGTTGATATGCTCGATCCACTTGTATGGTTGGACGGTTGGGACGATTTTCCACCACACGCGTGACCATGGCCTCCACCTCCTGCACTTCCGCGGCAGTAGCACCCGAGAAGTTGACTTCGACGTTGACTTCCTCAAGTGAAAGGAGGTTATCCAGGCCCAAGTCAAGATCTTCGATTTCATCCTTTGTTGGGAACTGCTCCAACGGCACATCCTTTACTACCCAACTGTAATACCCTGCATGAACGCTAAACCGCAGCTCTTCGAGCCTTGGCATGGCGCCCAAAGGAAACTTGAGCGCTGTATCCACATCACAGAACCTCAGATTCCTGAAGCCGTCCTTACCAACAGTATACCCTGGAGGCCAGCTGGAACCACGTAGCTCGAGGTAGGTCAGCTCTGGCAATCTCGCCAGGTTATCTAGGTCCTGTTTTTCAACAGTATACACATTCACAGATAAGGAGCAGAGGCAGGGCAGGCTGGAGCGATTGATCCACCGAGGCAGCCGTGACAAAATGATGCAGAGTATAAGCAGTTGACGGAGCTGCCTAGGTGTCTCCCAGTCTTCCCACGCATTGGCTCCCTGTTGCGGTGATCCTGTAGAAGGAAGCACTAGTTCTCGGAGTTCCTGCAGATTGCAAAGAGATTGCACCAATGCTTTTTGCAAGTTTTCATCTAGTTCCTCGGAAAAGGTGATAGTGGCCACCCTCAGCCTCGTCAGCTTCCCAAGCGCTACCACCAGGTCCTCAGTGGCATTCCGACCAACTACGCTGTCTAGCCGTAGGTCCTCAAGGGATGTTAGGCTCCCCATCCTGTCAGCTGGCAGCCTTCTAAACCCAACAGCTACCAGGCACATCAGCTGTGTAAGCAAACAAACAGCCGGTGGCAGCTCGTCTAGCCCTGTTTTCTTTAAGTACAGTGTCTGGAGAGACTTCAGATGCCCAATTTCCTTAGGAAGCTCATCAACAGGTGTGTCAGATATCTCTAAGTACTTGAGATGCAACAACTTCCCTATATGCTTTAGGCTATTCGGGACGTAGCAGTTTTCTATATTTAGCACACGGCAAACTCTGAAGCTATGAAGTGGGGCCATAACCTCAATCTCACTATCAAAAATGTTAAGTGACCTCATCACCTCTGGCATGTCCATGGTGTCTTCACGGATGCGTTGCACATGGTGATTTTTTACAGCCAGCCGGCGTACCTTGCTGTCCGAACGAGGCATGCTGGTATTCTTCTCTCTCCTTAAACTGTCTGGAGATGCATGTTGCTCCATGCTTCCCAAAAACGTAACAAAGTTTTCATCTCTCGACAACTTGCTGATGAGATCAAACACAATATCATGAATACGGAACCATTGTGTGAACCGATCATATCTGTCTTTCATCATTTGGATCATGCTTCTATTGACAAGCTCGTTGAAGTATCTTTCTCCAGCCTCAAATAGGCTGCCGTCCTCTTTCTCAAGATGGACAAAACCTTCACCTATCCACATCCAAATGACACTCTTTTTACCAAGGATATTATCTTCCGgaaatatgcttaggtgcagtaGACATGGTTTTAAATAAGAAGGTAGATCATAGTAGCTATATGAGAGTATCTTCGTTGTATTGTCTCCATTCACAAAACCAATTGAGTCATAAACCTTTGACCAGTCATCATATGGTCTTTCAACCAATAAACTAGCTATTGCAATGATAGCCAATGGTATGCCGCCACACTTATCTATGATTTTACTAGACAATTCATCTGATACACCATCAACACTTTCTCCTTTATGGCTCTGTATTCTTTTGTAGAATAATTTCTTAGAGTTTCCATGAGAAAGAGGTTTCAGTCTGTAAACCTCTCCTGCTT
The sequence above is drawn from the Miscanthus floridulus cultivar M001 chromosome 15, ASM1932011v1, whole genome shotgun sequence genome and encodes:
- the LOC136507081 gene encoding disease resistance protein RGA5-like — its product is MRSYGGGAASPAVAVAASIREAADSLMRAAASGERPRHTCSRGTDRVIRMLSIGTKDDAHAHASDQDLKVVSIVGFGGLGKTTLAITVLDMLKKQFGCSAFICVGSTPNLTRTFEKILVEFDKKYKQVDMARWDIEQFGNELHEFLTDKRYFIVVDDIWDVESWKAIRYALKDNNCGSRIIMTTRNFEVATKAGEVYRLKPLSHGNSKKLFYKRIQSHKGESVDGVSDELSSKIIDKCGGIPLAIIAIASLLVERPYDDWSKVYDSIGFVNGDNTTKILSYSYYDLPSYLKPCLLHLSIFPEDNILGKKSVIWMWIGEGFVHLEKEDGSLFEAGERYFNELVNRSMIQMMKDRYDRFTQWFRIHDIVFDLISKLSRDENFVTFLGSMEQHASPDSLRREKNTSMPRSDSKVRRLAVKNHHVQRIREDTMDMPEVMRSLNIFDSEIEVMAPLHSFRVCRVLNIENCYVPNSLKHIGKLLHLKYLEISDTPVDELPKEIGHLKSLQTLYLKKTGLDELPPAVCLLTQLMCLVAVGFRRLPADRMGSLTSLEDLRLDSVVGRNATEDLVVALGKLTRLRVATITFSEELDENLQKALVQSLCNLQELRELVLPSTGSPQQGANAWEDWETPRQLRQLLILCIILSRLPRWINRSSLPCLCSLSVNVYTVEKQDLDNLARLPELTYLELRGSSWPPGYTVGKDGFRNLRFCDVDTALKFPLGAMPRLEELRFSVHAGYYSWVVKDVPLEQFPTKDEIEDLDLGLDNLLSLEEVNVEVNFSGATAAEVQEVEAMVTRVVENRPNRPTIQVDRAYQQNMVSDEHRVVLVSTYLLKKYV